GCCTCCTTCATCGACAAGGTTTGTTCCTGTGCCCTCTGTGCGACTATCTTCTGTAAAACGCACTGTAGGCCTCATTGTCTTAGTGCTGAAAACCTCTTTGCACACTTTTTTGAATCAATTAATGAGTTACCAAAAATGGTCTTTCGCTGAATGTGATCCCAGCAGCCTTTCACTTTCTAAACATGGGTGGGGATTACATTGCAGTGACCTTAAAGAAAGACAGGCAGAAGAAAGAGAGATCGCTCTACACTACGCCCACAGAGTCCAAAGTCTGCAATTTGAACATTGAACCTTTCGTCTATTTTTTATAGGCTACAAGAATGCCTCATGCACTGCAGTAAATACAGTTGTCTTTTAAAGTTGAAAGTTGAAGTTAAAGTGTATTTTAACAGATGAGTTGTTTACAATGACACTTTAGGGTGGgtgtttgtgcctttttaaggtATAATACAACAATTAATCTTTTTTGCAATTATAACTATTTACAACAATCACTACTGAGCCCAGAAATGTAAGTTAGAAGCTCAAGCCAAATTTTACACAGAAAGGGCATTTTGAAACAACATGAACATGAAACATTTCCTTGGTTTTGTCTCTCCTTCAAAGGTTCGTTTCCTCGAGCAGCATAACAAGATGCTGGAAACCAAATGGAGCCTCCTGCAGGACCAAACCACCACCCCCTCCAACATCGACGGTATGTTTGAGGCCTACATTGCAAACCTGCGCAGACAGCTCGACGGGCTGGGCCACGAGAAGTCCAAGCTGGATGGGGAGCTGGGGAATATGCAGGGCCTGGTtgaggagtttaagggaaagtgAGTGCTGGCTTGACAAGTTCTGAAATATACCTTGATAAAGTCAGCAGATGTTCAAAAGGCCACGCAATTACTAAAATATTGAGTTTTCTCAAAACAGGTATGAAGAGGAAATCAACAAACGTGCAACTGCAGAGAACGAGTTTGTGCTCTTGAAGAAGGTGTGAAAACTAGCAATCTCAGATGTGCTTTCTCTTCATAGTGATTTAGACAATGTTGCAGGTTgtaacacttcctgtttctgtatGATTGTCTATGCAGGATGTTGATGCTGCCTACATAAATAAGGTGGAGCTGGAAGCAAAAGCTGATGCTCTTCAGGATGAGATCAACTTCCTCAGGGCCGTCTATGAGGCCGTATGTATCTTTAATGTCCAATACCTCATAATATTATAATCAGCATTTGAGTAAAAGCTAAATGATCATCCACTCCTCGTGTACTGTATGTCAGCTTAAAGGACAAAGAGTTAACGGCATCAACTGTTCTTTCTGCAGGAGCTTCGGGAACTGCAGGGCCAGATCAAGGATACCTCCGTCGTCGTGGAGATGGACAACAGCCGTAACCTGGACATGGACTCTATAGTGGCTGAAGTGCGTGCTCAGTATGAGGACATCGCAAACCGCAGCAAGGCTGAAGCAGAGACCTGGTACAAGCAGAAGGTGAAAATTCaggtttattcttttcttttctttttttgttcaatgaaTTTGTATTATACTTTCAGCACCTCATCCAACTGTGTGGATCATGCTCTTGACACAGCTCATTTTTCATGATAGTATGAGGAGATAAAGAGCTCCGCTGGACAGTATGGGGAAGACCTACGCTCAACCAAGGCTGAGATTTCAGAAATAAACCGCATGATTCCCCGTCTTCAGAATGAGATTGAGGCCATCAAAGAACAGGTATATTTCAAGACAATCGCCTGGATGATGTGTTATTATCTGGACTCCATTGTTTAGGAGGATTTGCAGTTATGAATCCATCTACATCATTTTTCACAGCGGACCAGTCTTGAGAAACAGATCTTAGAGGCTGAGGGGCGTGGTGACCAGGCAGTAAAGGATGCCAAGCTATCTATCACAAAGCTGGAGGGTGCTCTGCAGCGAGCTAAGCAGGACATGGCCCGCCAGGTGCGCGAGTACCAGGATCTGATGAATGTCAAGTTGGCCCTGGACATCGAAATTGCAACCTACAGGAAACTgctggaaggagaagagagCAGGTGGGATAAAGTTTgatattttatgtatatatttattgctGGAACGTTAGCTTCAAATCTAAATTACTCTCTAATTCTTCACTATTTCTCCACTAGACTGAACAGCGGAGGTTCAAATGCAACCATCCTTTTCCAGCAGACCTCTGGAGGTAAAGTTTCAGTTTGAatacattatcatcatcatcatcatcatcatcatcatcatcgatgaattgaattaatgatGGTGAATTAATGAgatgtaaatgttatttttgcttCAGGatgctccagctccagctccggTGCTGGGTTTGGCTTCGGTGGCAGCAGTCTGTCTGGTGGATATGGTGGTACTATTACCAAGACCAGCACCTCATCAACCAGTTCCAGGAGATTCCATTGAAAGGAGAGCCATCCCTCTTCCCCCTCGGAAACCCCTTCAGTTTGATCTAAATCTGTACCCCTCATGGTGCTATGATATAATATTAAGGAAGACCAACATGGCCTACGACAAACAATGGCCCTGTCAGTTCTGCACTGATCACCtaagaaatacacaaaaatatatttatatctttaCATTGTATGAAGGTTAAAGCAACTTACATCAAATGAAACtggaagaaaataaatctgAGGACTAaaatatcattttcatttttcttacaATAATCACAACCAAAATATGAGTAGGTTCTTAAGATGGTTCTAAATACGTACGTAAATACTCTGGAAATTTCCACCTGGAGATTTCACATGAGGGCAGTGCTGTGCCACTTTTTTTACAACTCACTTGTTCCTTGGAGTGCTGTCCAGGAGATGTGCAAGCTCAGATCCCTTAAAGACCCACCGTCATTATAGTTTAATCATTAAGTGTTTAATCATTAAGTGTTTAAACAAGTTTGAATTGATTTGAGTATTAGAAAGATGAAAATGTAAGaaagtgtttttctctttttactctgtctctttgtctctctatacACCTAGTTGTTGATGATTAACTGTAAAAAATGCTTCTctcatattaatattaattcatGAAGTGCCCATAATATCTTTTCACATGTACAATGAATACCATGGCTGAAGAATATCAAGCTGAATGAAGCATTAACTCTTCAGAATTCTACCACTAGACTGGCCAACAGACTGGCCAACTCATGAAGCCGCCATGGGGCGATAGATGGCCCCAAGCTTTAAACTGTGGAGCTCTAGGTGCCCCTCCAGCCTCAGTTTTGAATGTGTCAAGGACAGCTTGTTAATTTACACGCTTGTCTTTCTGCATTATTCTTCACAGGTTAGGTTAAGGAAAAACGACCACTTAGTTAGGAATAGGAAAACAGAGCTCTTGACTGAGACTCACGTGACTACAGAGTCACAAAAGACAATGTTTAATGtaaaattataatatataattatgtGGGGCTGCCCATGAGTAGATTGATGGAAATTTACTGGCTGTGACATACCACAGAGAAGCTGATATAATGCTCTATACACAGGTTGTTGTGGAAAAGGATCACTGATTGTAGTGTTTGATAATTCAACCATCTTTCCCTATCAACAGCACCACACAAATCAATCCAGAAAACAGGCAATGTGTCCCCTTAGAAAAGAGTAACAGTCTCAACGTGACACCATTCAAGTGCAACCGCAGCTTAAACAGTCAGACAAGTTGATTCAAACTGATTCATTCAGGTTTGTCTTTTCAACTTTCTTTCTCCAGGCAATAAAGGGATTTCAATATTcaagacaaacagacaaaataaagacTGTAGGTAATGGCACATTTGGTGCTTGACGCCGTAAAAGTAATTCATCCATTACTGCAAAGACGTACATAAACCTGTAGTCTTTGATTTAAAGGATAATCTAAAAGACATGGTAGGGAAGTTGGttggtgccctggtcagtcagaatctccttcAGGACCCTGACTCGGGTGGTGACCCTTAAACAGAGCCTGTGTCACactagtgttgttacctcccaccctcctgcttcgaagcttgtgtcgaaatatgaaccagtccAGGGCGAAGCAAttgtatcggtgctcggttcgttcgctgctgatcacgtgatcagtgacgtccgaagcttcgttccggcgcacagtcacgtgaccgcttcgaattgattcaaatgggcgCGAAACAGGGTTGgggcttgtctgtttgatacagtcaaagtcagtgttgttgtagtagtattagcaaatttacaatggaacctgtggcaaagagaggtcgctccgagatgtgggagcacttcaatttgatttcctctaacaaggtttgtaataggcagacaaagtctgtcatttgtattgtgtaattatggatgtttatttttattgtggagaccacccgatatttggctgaatcaaacattccacggagtgaagacccgctaaaatattgaatcaaacacaaacatgtgtacccacatctatttgtattaacACGTAATCttttgagcattcctgcctcatcgtgtCGTGGAAGTGCCTTTTTTGTAAGGCAGGGGAAACAGTAtctaagaaaccgactcaaccccaattctgtggagaaaattgtgtttctcaataaaaatcaataataatttcatgccccatcccatgtgtcctatcgcccgaagttggctgggatggactccagcccccccgcgaccctgagtgcaggataagcggtttgacaatggatggatggatggatggatcccacgtgtccacaagcacttcaatatcctgtcataagaaacctgtccaaaagcacaatcactgccccactgacctttcctctgcaaatcacttcccacattcaaacaattcacatatgtccctatgactgccatgaactgcacatgcagtaggaagcacttgctgatattttaaattatattgcttacatGTCATATGCTAGTATGATCTGCTGATGattctgctagtatgatcacaaacatacatgcacaaaggtgcagaaagatatagataagtgtttgttaaacctctttccaatgtacagagaattgaaatacacaaacaaggacaaaattcaaacctgaaaaacaatagttttattcatataggaatccatgtatttattagatgatttattggttcaacttttcataatcatgttcaacccacagagactgggccaaaatatactggtgggctattcgatacatttgcactacaagttttcaacagcagaggtcaccatagagtttgcgatgcattgaatgaatgaacctttttccgatacaattggctggaaagcttcactggttcagaaagcttcactttgccatcactatgTCACACTCTTTActgactcaaatgcagacttcttgaaaacaagactttaatagtcaaaaggccaaaaacacacaggaaccgggcGGAAAAACAGCAGTCaggaaactacggacatccacgacaatagacaatgacgcgataagtgacacaagagacacacggcttaaatacacaagagaggtggaggtgattggacacaggtggaaactattagacgatcacaggggatgacgggacaaggcaggaagtgaagttacccggggacacgaggtcagaaaactacaaaaggtcagaaaactacaaaatacaacaggaagtgaaccacaccgtgacagtacccccccccccccccccccccttaagggccgaattccagacggctcacactagagagcggacaaggggtgggagggagggaaacccgagacgttggtcggaccacccgggaaactctggcgggcggccagacgaccggggagcctctgggggtcagCCTGGCGgacaggcacactgccggggagccctccggtggtcggcccggcggacggtcatttggccggctccggagcggcgactgcagggcacggaacgtctctggaatggcaggctcggagacacgggaaacctccggggtcgtcggCGGtggctcggagacacgggaaacctccggggtcggcggcggcggctcggggacactggaaacctccggggtcggcggcggcggctcggagacactggaaacctccggggtcggtggcggcggctcggggacacgggaaacctcaggggtagtcggcggcggctcggggacacgggaaacctcaggggtagtcggcggcggctccagctcggggacacggaacacgtccgcagtagtcggcggcggctccagctcggggacacggaacacctccgcagtaggcggcggcggctccagctcggggacacggaacacggaacacgtccgcagtaggcggcggcggcggctccagctcggggacacggaacacgtccgcagtagtcgtcggcggcggctccagctcggggacacggaacacgtccgcagtagtcgtcggcggcggctccagctcggggacacggaacacgtccgcagtagtcggcggcggcggctccagctcggggacacggaacacgtccgcagtagtcggcggcggcggctccagctcggggacacggaacacgtccgcagtagtcggcggcggcagctccagctcggggacacggaacacgtccgcagtagtcggcggcggcggctccagctcggggacacggaacacgtccgcagtagtcggcggcggcggctccagctcggggacacggaacacgtccgcagtagtcggcggcggcagctccagctcggggacacggaacacgtccgcagtagtcggcggcggcggctccagctcggggacacggaacacgtccgcagtagtcggcggcggcggctccagctcggggacacggaacacctccgcagtcgtcggcggcttggggacacggaacacctccgcagtcgtcggcggctcggggacacggaacacctccgcagtcgtcggcggctcggggacacggaacacctccgcagtcgtcggcggctcggggacacggaacacctccgcagtcggcggctcagcccccccctcaagggccggatcccagacggccctcaaatcaccaccgggagggtgggagaggaccatgggatgggagggagggagcctgagtctcggagcggggactggggcgtcggggtcatgagtctcggagcgcggactggggcgtcggggtcatgagtctcggagcggggactggggcgtcggggtcatgagtctcggagcggggactggggtgtcggggtcatgagtctcggagcggggactgggggcgtcggggcgatgagtctcggagcggggtctggccgagtcggggtcggggctgagagtctcggagcggggactggccgaaacgggagatcgctgcggcggcccagcgggaacgggagatcgctgcggcggcccagcgggaacgggggagcgctgcggcggcccagcgggaacgggggagcgctgcggcggcccagcgggaacgggggagcgctgcggcggcccagcaggAACGGGAGAGgaaccggggggaaaaaaagcaggcaggaaactacggacatccacgacaatagacaatgacgcgacaagtgacacaagagacacacggcttaaatacacaagggaggtgcaggtgattggacacaggtggaaactattagacgatcacagggggtGACGGGACAAtgcaggaagtgaagtcacccggggacacaagtggcagaaaactacaaaatacaacaggaagtgaaccataCCGTGACAAATGTTGCGCAACGGCACTATCTCGGGATATCGTgttgcgtaatccaccagaactaacacaaagcgatattcCCATTCTCTTCGATGAAATGGCCCAATTAGGTCCATGCCTAAATATTCGAATGGAACCTCCATTAGTGGTAGCGGTCGCAACGGCGCTCTCAGAATGGCCGGCTGGTTTAACAGCTGACATTGCGGGCAGGACGCGCACCATCGGCCCAGATGGGCCATTATCTGGGCCATAGTTTTCTCACTTTCCATGTGGCCAGCCATCgagttatagtgagccgcctggaaaattATTTCCAATAACTGTGCGTTTTTCTGACCTGTTTGAGTGTCACAACTCACTCTGTATAACCTGcccctaatcaatgaaaagtgcggatATGACAATGCTGCATCAGGGCGCACCAGTCGACCATCAATTCTTATCACTTGGTCGGAAGCAAAGCGTATCATCACGAGACTGCTCCAGTGAAAAATCCTCCATGGAGCCTAACTGCCGGAGCCGGTGGAGTCTCCATTCCCCCCTGTCTGCCCAATCTGTCCCCAAGATTAGGGGGTGTGTAAGGCGGGAGCTAACTGCAACCTTCAGTTTATGCTTTTCCCCCCCAACCTGACGCTGGTATCGGACCGACGCTGACGTCTGGGGGGGGCAGACCCTCCAGGACCTGCTCCACCACTACTTTCTCCACCACCGCCGGTGCTCCACCCATCCCccccggctgcagccacctgtttACCGCATCCTTCAGCCGCTGGGCGAATGCGAACAGGTTGTCCCCCAGGCCGAATCTAGCCTCTCGGAAGGCCCTCCTGTGGTCAAAGGGGGACAGCCTTATCCGGTCCATGATGGCCCTCTTCATATCTGCGTAAATGTGCCTGGTCTCGGGTGGCAGACCCAGGGCTGCCACCTGTGCCTTCCCGGTCACGAGCGGCAATAGGCGGACCGCCCACTTGTCCGCCGGCCAGCCACGGGCCCCAGCCATTGAATCGAACATTTCGCGGTACATCTGGACCTCGTCCGTGGCCATCATTTTATGGACCACCATTCCAGCATACGCCGAGGAACTAGGGTTGTCAGGATACCAAAACTAGGACTTctatacactgtaacaaattgctgtaaatttacagtgcatttctaacggtatcttacagtatgtcataataactgtaacatacagttaaatttccatcccttgcttgtaaattaacagccaatgtcataaataaacagttaaacctgtcaatttacaataatagcagactaccgcaAGGGGCCCGCTGCGTTCACCGGGCTCACGCTTCAGCGAATGACGGGGGACGACGACGTCCAGTCCTTCTTGGAGACCTtcgaggcggcggcggaggcgtgCGGCTGGCCAGCGGGGGAGTGGCCGGTCCGGCTTTTACCTCTCctgaccggggaggcgcagaccgcggccatggggctgccaccggcGGCGCGGCGCGACTAGAGAGACTCGGTTCCCGGTTCCCgagtttcgctccatggaagattttccactcgaacagtctcgtgacaataccctacgctcagcctacgaccaagtgatatgtattgatggtcacctggtgcgccctgacgcagcgcagtcatttccgcacttttcattgattagtgacagactgtatagagtcGTGACACTCagacggggcaggaaaacacacagttgctggtgccgaaaagccgccgggaaattatcttccaggcggctcactataacccgatggctggtcacatgggatacgagaaaacgctagaccggataatgacccgattttattggccaggcatccggggggacgtgcgccgccggtgcgcgtcctgcccggagtgtcagttagtgaacgctccggccattccgagggcgccATTGCGTTCTCTGCCATTGGTGGAGGTCCCGTTCGAGCGGATCagcatggacctcatcgggccatttcaccggagcgcacgcggatatcgctttgtgttagttctcGTGGATTATGCAACGcggtatccggaggcagtgccgttgcgcaatatctctgcaaagagcgttgcgcaggctctgtttcaggtcatctcccgagttggaatccctaaggagattctgactgaccagggcacctcgttcatgtcgcgcacactgagagaactttacgggttactgggcacaaagtccattcgtacgagcgtgtaccacccgcagacagatgggctggtggaacgcatgaataagactctgaagtccaatccgtaaatttattagcgacgatgaacgtaattgggaccactggcttgaccctctgttgtttgcagtgcgggaggtcccccaggcctccacgggattttctccctttgaacttttgtttggcaggacgccgcggggggtgctggacctgattaaagaaaactgggaggaaggtccgagcccctgcaagaatgagatccagtacgtcctggacctgcgagtcaaactccacacactgggccaaatgtcacgagagaatttgctgcaggcccaggagcgacaacaacggctgtacgacaaaggggccaggctgcgacgattcacaccgggagaaaaggtacctGTATTACTTCctacttccaactcta
The Gasterosteus aculeatus chromosome 17, fGasAcu3.hap1.1, whole genome shotgun sequence DNA segment above includes these coding regions:
- the LOC120835431 gene encoding keratin, type II cytoskeletal 8-like isoform X2 codes for the protein MRKAYSVTSSGGSTRRSFAPTSSFSNRSSFNVGGVGAGYSMSSMGGSYGFGSSQASIAPQITAVQVNRSLLAPLNLEIDPSIQAVRTQEKEQIKTLNNRFASFIDKVRFLEQHNKMLETKWSLLQDQTTTPSNIDGMFEAYIANLRRQLDGLGHEKSKLDGELGNMQGLVEEFKGKYEEEINKRATAENEFVLLKKDVDAAYINKVELEAKADALQDEINFLRAVYEAELRELQGQIKDTSVVVEMDNSRNLDMDSIVAEVRAQYEDIANRSKAEAETWYKQKYEEIKSSAGQYGEDLRSTKAEISEINRMIPRLQNEIEAIKEQRTSLEKQILEAEGRGDQAVKDAKLSITKLEGALQRAKQDMARQVREYQDLMNVKLALDIEIATYRKLLEGEESRLNSGGSNATILFQQTSGGCSSSSSGAGFGFGGSSLSGGYGGTITKTSTSSTSSRRFH
- the LOC120835431 gene encoding keratin, type II cytoskeletal 8-like isoform X1, which produces MRKAYSVTSSGGSTRRSFAPTSSFSNRSSFNVGGVGAGYSMSSMGGSYGFGSSQASIAPQITAVQVNRSLLAPLNLEIDPSIQAVRTQEKEQIKTLNNRFASFIDKVRFLEQHNKMLETKWSLLQDQTTTPSNIDGMFEAYIANLRRQLDGLGHEKSKLDGELGNMQGLVEEFKGKYEEEINKRATAENEFVLLKKDVDAAYINKVELEAKADALQDEINFLRAVYEAELRELQGQIKDTSVVVEMDNSRNLDMDSIVAEVRAQYEDIANRSKAEAETWYKQKVKIQYEEIKSSAGQYGEDLRSTKAEISEINRMIPRLQNEIEAIKEQRTSLEKQILEAEGRGDQAVKDAKLSITKLEGALQRAKQDMARQVREYQDLMNVKLALDIEIATYRKLLEGEESRLNSGGSNATILFQQTSGGCSSSSSGAGFGFGGSSLSGGYGGTITKTSTSSTSSRRFH